A region of the Dysgonomonas mossii genome:
GAGCTACTTCGGATTTGAGCAGCTTCGATTCTTACCTTTTGGCGGCAAGCTGTGCACAGTTCCCTTTGCCTGTAATAACAGGAATAGGACATGAACGAGACGATACGGTTCTTGATATTGTAGCCCATACACGTATGAAAACCCCGACTGCTGTTGCAGAATTTTTGATTTCGAATATTGCGGAAACAGCGATGGAATTGGACGAAATGGATCATGATATTGTTTCTGTTGTTACGCAAAGACTACAGGATGAAGCTGTACGTTTAAGTGTTTTTGAAACAAAGAATACATTCTTACTTAAAGCATGGCTCAAAGAGCAGGATGCAATCTTAGCTTCTGCAAAGAATGTTTTGGTAAGAGGTTTGCAAAGTTCACATAAAGAAAATCAGAATAAGTTGTCTTCATTTCAGGATGTCCTTGTCAGGGAATCGCAGCAATTAAATAAAGAGAGTATAAACAATCTTACAGTGTTAGAGAATATTTTAAAACGAGTTGCTTTGCAAAAATTTAAGGATGAAAATACGCAATTGGAAATGTTTGAGAAACATCTTCTTCTTGCCTCTCCCGAAAATATTCTGAAAAAAGGATATACTTTGACTATGAAAGATGGGAAAGTGATAAAACAAAGCACCGTAGTGAAAAAAGGAGATAAACTGACTACTGTATTTGCTGATGGAAAGCTTGATTCTATAGTGAACTAAATTTTAGAAATATCATATAGATATGAAAAAAAGTATTTTGTTAACCTGTATTATTTTTTTTCTTATTAGTTGCAAAAATAACAGTCCGGATAGTTTTGTGCTAAAAGGGTCGATTGAAGGGGTTGATTATGGATTGGCCTATTTGAAGTATACGATCGAAGGAGAAAATCAATGGGTCGAAATTAAAGATTCTGCAAAAATAGAATCCGGAAAATTTACCTTCGAAGGAAAAACGAAGACACCTTCGTTTGCTACTTTAGTAGTGAATGATTTGACTTTTCGTTTCTTTGTTGAACCAGCAAAAATTCAAATCAAGATTTTGAATGATAGCTTAAATAGCTTTGATGTAGAAGGGTCGAAGACTCAAAAAGAATATGAACTTTTATTTAATGAAGATCTTAAAGCGTTGTCTAAAGAATTCATACATGTTCAGATAAAACCTGATACCTCTGTAGAAAAGAAAAGGGTTGTTGATGCCATAGTAAAGTCTCAAAAAGAATTTATTATGAAATATACTGATTCATATATAGCTCCACAACTTATACGAGATTTGCTATTTTCTAAAATGATAAATGTTAAGGACGCTAGACATTTATATATATACTTAGGCGATAACTTAAAAAACACTTTACGAGGAAAGGAAGTTGATTATTACATACAAGGTAAAGAAAATACACAAATAGGAAGTGTTGCACCTGATTTTAGCGCTCCTGATATGATGAATGGTGAAATAGTAAAATTATCTGATTATAGAGGGAAATATGTACTACTTGATTTTTGGGCTAGTTGGTGTACATACTGTATTGAAGGAATGACTCATCTGAAGAAAATACAAGAGAAATATAAGGATAGAAATTTTGCAATAATTGGAATCTCAAAAGATGATAATAAAACAGATTGGATTAATTCAATAGAAAAATATGAATTGAATCGTTGGCCTCAGGTCTCTTATGTTCAAAGTTTTGAAGCCCATTCTCTCGGAATGATAAATAGAGATGATATAAATCAAAAATATCAGGTCAATGGAATTCCACAATATTATCTTCTTGATGAAAACGGCAAAATCATAGGGTCTTGGTTTGGATACAGTGAAAACAACAAGCAAAATATGGATAAAATGCTTGATGATGTTTTTATAAACAAATAAGATTTATTTATAAAACGATTATTAATTTTAAAGATTTGAAAAATATCAATAATAGTATAATACCTTTCTCCTACGCATTCAGTTTTCAAGAGGGGATGGCGCACATTATACGAAAATCGGGTACAGGGTTTATTAATAAGTACGGAGAATTGGTTGTTCCTTGTATATATGAAATGGCTTTCAGTTATTCCGAAGGCTTGGTAATGGTGCAAAAGAACGGAAAATGCGGATATCTTGATAAAACCGGTAACGAAGTTATTCCTATCGAGTATGAAGATGCCGATGTGTTTTCGAATGGATTAGCCGGGGTATGCAAGGATTGTAAGTGGGGATTTATCGATAAAAAGGGGATATTGGTGATTCCTTGTCTTTACGATCGGATAAACTGCTTTTCGGAAGATCTCTGTGGTGTTTTTAAGGATGGTAAAGCCGGCATAATTGACAAGCAGGGTAACGAAGCCGTTCCATTTGTTTATGATGATATATTCGAGTTTAGCGAAGGACTTATTTGTGTTTGCAAAGATGAAAAATGTGGATTCATCGATGCTTTGGGCAATGAAGTTATTCCCTTTATATATGATCGCTCGGAAGGTGTAAAATGTAAAGGTAGTCTGATTTGTATCGCTAAAGATAAGAAGTGGGGAGTGATCGACAAGGTTGGTAATGAAATAGTCTCTTTTATATATGACGATATTGCACCCGAATATTCGGAGGGATTAGCTTATGCCAATTTAAACGGTAAATACGGTTTTATTGATGAAAGAGGAGAGGAAATCATTCCTTTTATATATGAAGATTTATCTACTTTTTCAGAGGGCTTGGCTGCTGCAAAGATGGGTGGTAAATGGGGATTTATAGACAAGGAAAATAAAGTAGTTGTGTCCCTTATTTATGAGAGAGTATATTCTTTTTCCGATGGATTAGCGCTAATTATGGAGAAGGGGCGAAATGCCTATTTTATAGATAAGTTTGGAGAGGTAAATATTGCACTCAAGAGAAGTTATACATTTCTTGAGAAACTAAAGTTTGCAATACTTACTTTGGCTGTTGCTACGGTTATATATATGCTGATTAAAGCAATCGCCAATTAATAGAATTGGAATAAAAAAGAAGAATTGAGTTCGGTTGGTAATAAATGATAGAAATAATTATAATTTGTTCTTGTAACTAATAATGAATTATGGCAAAGAAAGAGCAAACATACGGAGAAGCAATGCAGGAGTTGCAGGACATGATGGGCAGTATCGAAAATGACGATTTGGATGTAGATATCCTTCTCGAAAAAGTAAAAAAAGCGGCAACCCTTATTAAGTTTTGCAAAGATAAACTGCAAAAGACGAACGTAGAAATACAAAAGATTCTGGACGAAATAGAATGAAAAAAAATGTCATTATAGTAGCCGGAGGAAAAGGGCTGCGCATGGGTAATGATTTGCCGAAACAGTTTATTCCTATCGGCGGTAAACCTGTACTTATGCGTACAATAGAGGCTTTTTATAGGTTTAATCAGGATATAAATATTATTTTGGTGTTGCCTGTCTCTCATCAGGACTATTGGAAAAGCTTGTGTGAAGAATATAACTTTTCGATAGAACATACAATTGCCAATGGAGGAGAAACTCGTTTCCATTCAGTGAAAAACGGGTTGGCTCTTGTGGCTGACGGGTTGGTTGGCGTGCAAGACGGGGTTCGCCCTTTTGGCTCGGTGGAAATGATAAAGCGGTGTTTTGATGTTGCGAGAGAATACCCTGCCGTTATACCTGTTATAGACTCTACAGATAGTCTCAGGGAAGTTGTTGATGAGGATAAAAGCCGCATTGTTGATCGGTCTAAAATACGGTTGGTACAAACGCCTCAGGTCTTCGATGTGAATGTTCTCAAAAAAGCGTATCAGACGGATTTCAAAGAAACATTTACCGATGATGCTTCGGTTGTAGAAGCGATGGGCGTAAATGTGCATCTTGTAAAAGGAGAAGTAACCAATATAAAGATCACTACGCCGTTGGATTTAAAGATCGGCGAGCTAATTATACGTGATAAAGAATAAAGTGTGTATACTTTGTTGCAATAGCTATAATAAATACTTAAAATAATTATCTAATATAAGTGCTTGATGCGCTTCAATAATAGAAAAAGTAACAACTCAAAACAGTAGGAAAAGTGTCACTTTTGTCACCTTTTCACTAAAAAATAAAATCTATGGAACAGGATATTGATGCTTTATACTACAATGCAGTCGACCTATTGAAGGAAATGATAAGTATTCCGTCTTTCAGTAGAGAGGAGCATAATGTAGCAGAAGTAATAATTTCGTGCATGCGTAAGATGGGATTTTCTCCCGATAGAAAGGGAAATAATCTTTGGATTCGGAGCAAGGATTTTGACCTTTCAAAACCTACTATTCTGCTCAATTCGCACATGGATACCGTTCGTCCTGTATCCGGCTGGACAAAAGATCCTTTCTTTCCCGAAGAAGATGGTGACACACTCTATGGATTGGGAAGTAATGATGCGGGAGCCAGCTTGGTGTGCTTGTTGCATGCTTTCTTTATGTTGACTCAAAAGAAACAAGATTATAACCTGATTTTCTTAGCGTCGTGCGAGGAAGAAGTTTCCGGCAATGGCGGAGCGGAGGCTGTTGTTCCCGAACTTCCGCAGATTGCGTTTGGTATTGTGGGTGAACCTACCCAGATGAATCCTGCTATTGCAGAGAAAGGTCTCTTAGTCCTTGATTGTACATCATACGGAAAAGCGGGACATGCTGCCCGTAACGAAGGAGAAAATGCCATTTATAAGGCAATTAAAGATATCGAATGGTTTCGGACGTACGAGTTTCCGCAAACGAGCGATTTGCTTGGGCCTGTAAAAATGACTGTAAGTATGGTGAGTGCAGGAACACAACATAATGTAGTACCCGATAAGTGTGACTTTGTTGTAGATGTAAGAAGCAACGAATTGTATAGTAACGAAGAGCTTTATCATATTATAGATAAGCATACAGACTGTGAGGTAAAACCCCGGTCTTTTCGCCTGAATTCATCGAGGATTTGTCTCGAAAATCCATTTGTTCAACGTGCTATTATCATTGGAAAAACTCCTTATGGATCGCCTACGTTGTCTGATCAGACATTTATGCCTTTCCCTACTTTGAAGATGGGACCCGGAGACTCAGCCCGTTCGCATACAGCAAACGAGTATATCCATTTGACTGAAATAAGGGAAGCTATAGAGCTTTATGTGAAACTGCTGGATGGACTTCGAATTTAACTATTCCGCTTCATTTGCTTGGTTCAGCAGGTCTTTCAGTTGCTCCTCGGTATGGTCTACTTGCCTTAAAGGTACTGTCTCAACAACAGCAAGAGATGGATCTATATCATACATCTGTGTGTCTGAAGTTGTTAATCTCTTTACAAGGTTGTAGCATCCTAAGATAATCTGTCTTGAAGGGTTCATGTGTACATTGCGGAATATACGGTCTACGATCATAAACTTAAAGTCTCCTCGTTTCTCTTTAGCATCTTGCATAGATGGGTATCGAGACGTTAAATCTACAAGTCCTAATCGTTCCAACTCATTGGTTATTAGGTTTACATATTTGTCGGTGTGTATTCCTAGTTTAAACCCTGCACGGATATTCACACGGAAAATTTTCTTAGGGGCATATATAGTTGTTTCGTAACTGAATTCATAAGGCTCATCGGTTCTTTTTATTCTTACAAACCAGTATGTATCAGCTCGTTTAGGTGTTCGTTTAAATAGGGAGTAGGCAATCTTGCTCTCCAAAAAGTTCTTATTATTGGCCTTCACTATATACACCAGATGGGTAGCTGCTTTAGGTATGGTTGTGTCATCACTTATCTTTAATAACTGGCTGACGTAATGCTCATCTACCTGATCATAAACAGTATAGTGACGTTTAATACGGCGCCCGTTATACCATGAATACATCAGAAGCAGTAGTACTCCTGCGATAATGATAGGGATAAATCCTCCGTGTGCAAACTTTTGCATATTTGCGAAGAAGAAGCTGAGTTCTATGATAACGAAGAATAGAGTGAGTGGGATAGTAAACCACAATGGTCTCTTCTTTTTCATAAAATAAAGAAATAGCAAGGCGCTTGTCATCAGCATGCTGAGGGTGATAGCAAGACCATAGGCCGCTTCCAGCTTCATCGAAGATTGCATTGTGAGTATGATGATAAGACAAAGTACCATCATCATATAGTTGATGGATGGGATGTATAATTGTCCTTTGATGTTAGTAGGGTATTGTATCTTTACATTCGGCCAGATATTCAGTGATATAGCTTCGCTGATGACGGTGAAAGATCCACTTATCAAGGCCTGGCTGGCAATAATTGCCGCTACGGTAGCCATTATTACGCCTGTGAGTCTGAACCACTCGGGCATCATAGAGAAGAAAGGATTTACATCAGGGGTTACATGTCCGCTGTTGATAATCCATGCTGCCTGTCCTAAATAGTTGAGTATAAGAGCTGCTTTGACATAGATCCACGAAATGCGTATATTTTTCAATCCACAATGCCCTAAGTCTGAATACAAGGCTTCTGCCCCTGTTGTACATAGAAAGATAGCACCCAGTATAATCATAGCCTGTGGTACTTCTATCAGAAAATGAATGGCATACATGGGATTAAAAGCTCTGAATACAGTTAGGTCGTGCACGACCTGACTTAAACCCATTACAGCCATCATAGTGAACCAGATGATCATCAGTGGCCCGAAGTATCTTCCCAAAGAGCCTGTGCCGAAGGGTTGTACCAGAAACAAGATGAGTACTATAGCTACTGTAATAGGTATAACCGGTATGTGCGGAGCTATCGGTTGAAGACCTTCTACGGCAGACATAACGGTCATGGCAGGAGTTATAATACCATCGGCAAGCAATGTCGCTGCACCTATACCTGCAAGGATATAAGCCCAGCGGTATTTTTGGCGGATAAGGGCATATAAAGAAAGGATACCACCTTCACCTTTATTATCGGCACGAAGGGTGATGATGACATATTTCAGAGTGGTTTGAATTGTCAAAGTCCATATCACACAAGATATCGCACCGAGAATATATTCCGCATGGCTGTGTTGCCCGGCAGGTAGGGTGTTCAAGATGGCTCTCATCACATATAAAGGCGATGTACCAATATCTCCAAATACGATACCTATTGCTAAAACGACACCTAATGCGCTAAACGGAACTTTGTGATTCTCTTTCATTATTCTAATTCGAAAATTGGGCTAAAAGTACAAGATTATTTAAATATGAGGATAAGATATATTGTTAATTTTACTCCTTTAGGTTTCTATCTGATTATTATATGCCTTTTTAGCACAACTCGACTAAAATTCCTCAAACTGTTCCTGATACAGACTGTAATACTTCCCTTTGAGATTAAGGAGCTCTGTATGTGTCCCCTGTTCTATTATCTGACCATCATCGAGCACGAGTATTCTGTCTGCATTACGCACTGTAGAAAGTCTGTGTGCTATGATAATGCTCGTACGGTCTTCCATTAGTTTGTCAAGTCCTTTTTGTATAAGGAGTTCGCTTCGGGTATCTATGTTGCTGGTAGCCTCGTCGAGTAAAAGGATAGGAGGATCAGCAATAGCTGCTCGTGCTATATTCAACAGTTGTCGCTGCCCCTGACTGAGATTTGCGCCATCATTCTCCAGCATAGTGTGATATCCTTTTGGTAGCCGCTTGATGAACGAATGAGCCGCTGTTAGTTTTGCCGCTTGTATTACTTCTTCATCTGTCGCTTCCGGTCGTCCAAAGCGGATGTTTTCACATACTGTTCCTGTAAATAAATGGGTATCCTGTAGTACGATAGCCATCGACTGTCTAAGGCTTTCTCTTTTTATATTATGTATTGATATTCCATCTATTGTTATTTCTCCCGATTTAATGTCGAAGAAGCGGGGAAGCATATTTAATATAGTTGTCTTTCCTGCGCCTGTTTCTCCCACTAACGCTATTTTCGTTCCGGGTGTTGCATGCAGTGATACCCCTTTCAGGATTAGCTTGTCTTGTTTGTATCCGAAATAGACATCTTTCATTTTCAGATCACCTTTCACATTATTGAGGGTTATCGCATCCGGAGCGTCTTTTTGTTCGGGAGCCTCATCTATTACCTGAAAGATACGTTCTGCTCCTGCCATTGCCGCTTGTATGCTATTATAAAGGCCGGCAAGCTCATTTATAGGACGACCAAACTGACGGGAATATTGAAGAAATGCAGCCAATCCACCGACATCGAAGCCTCTGAATATAGCAAGTAGCCCGCCCACTATAGTAACAACTACAAAGTTTAAAGTATTAAGGTTCTGCATCACAGGCATCATCATCCCCGAGTAAAATTGTGCTTTTTTTGATTTCTCATTTAGCTTTTGATTCAGTTGTTCGAAGTCTTGTTCTACCTTTTTCTCATAACCGAATACTTTTATAACTTTTTGCCCGCTAATCATTTCTTCTATATACCCGTTTGTGTCTCCCAGTGTATCTTGTTGTGCTTTGAAGTATTTCTTACTTCGAGTTACGATCGTTTTGGCACTAAGGAACATAAGAGGGATAGTAATCAGGGTAGCTAAAGTTAGTATAGGGCTTATATAAATCATAAGTGTGAATATCCCTATCAGCATCAGTGAGCTGGTCAGCATATCCGATAAGCCATCTGTAAGAGCATTGCTCACCTGATCTATGTCATTTGTATATCGGCTCATGATGTCGCCATGCTGATGCGTGTCGAAATACTTGATAGGCAACTTTTCCATCTTCTTGAATAGATCTGTACGCATACGGGTAACTGCACGTTGACCTATTCTATTTAACAGCCTGTATTGTATATATACAGCAGCTACACCTATCAGATATATAACCCCCAGAATAATGAGTATATGCAGTAGTCCTTCATAGTTGCCCGGAATGATATAATTGTTGATGATAGGACGTATCATATATGAACCAACAAGGTTGCTCCCAATGCTGATAATGATAAGAGAACCGATAACGATCAAGAGTTTTTTATCCTTAGCAAGATATGTCATTATCCTGAAGAAGGTTTTTTTAGCTTCTATCGGCTTGCCGCTCTGTTTATAGTGATCTCCGTGTGCCATATATTCAGTAGACTATTTGTTGAGAGTTGTATATCTCCTGATACAACTTCGACTTTTCTATTAGTTCATCAGGTTTACCAATAACGTCTATTTCTCCATCCTCCAGTACTATCACTCTATCGGCTGATTGCATTGTATTGATACGTTGTGTTATAATAAAGACAGTTGTATCTTTTAAGAGATTGTTAAGGTTATATCTGATTTTCTGTTCGGTCTCCGTGTCCACAGCACTTGTACTATCATCCAGTATAAGGATTTTGGGCTTACGTAATAATGCCCGTGCAATACAAATTCGTTGCTTCTGTCCTCCTGATACATTAATACCTCCTCGTCCGAGAAGAGTTTTATACCCATCTGTAAAAGATACGATGAAATCGTGTGCTTGAGCTGCTTTTGCCGCTTCTTCTATTTCCTCTATTGTTGCATCGGGTCGTCCCCAACGCAGATTATCTATAATTGTTCCGGTAAAGAGTTCATTTTTTTGCAGTACCATTCCTATTTCGGCATGCAATTCTTCCAGATTATAATCCTTTACATTAACTCCATCTATGAGAATCTCTCCTGCCGTGACATTGTATAATCGAGGGATGAGCTGAAGCATAGAACTCTTAGCTGAGCCTGTTGCTCCTACTACAGCGATTGTTTCACCTTGTTTTATTTGGAAATTAATATCTTTCAATACATCGTTTTCACCGCCATTATATCGGAAAAAGACATTCCTGAAAATAACTTCTCCTTTTGTTATTTTATGCTTGTTTGATAAACCTTCTTCTGTATTCGTAAGTGATGGTTCTGTTTTTACAACTTCGAGTATACGTTCTGATGAGGCCGAAGCTCTCGCGATATTTACAATCACCATCGAGAGGAACATCAAAGCCATAAGTATTTGCGTCATGTAATTGACAAAAGAAATAAGCTCTCCCACTTTAAGATTGCCCTCTATCGCTTTTGCTCCACCTACCCAAAGAACTACGATAACAGATACATTCATTATAAGTTGCATGACAGGAAATATTGCTATAATAACATTGGACGCATTCACTACCATGTTTTGCAGATCTTCACTTCTTTTCTCAAATTTCTTAGTTTCAAAATCTTCTCTTACAAATGATTTAACGACACGGATGTTGATCAGGTTCTCTCTTACCATCGCATTGAGTTGGTCAATCTTTTGTTGTACTTTCATAAAGAGTGGAAGCCCTTTATATATGATAAGGAAAATACTAATACTAAGTATCGGTACAACTCCTAACATAATAAAAGCAAGATCGGTATTTATTTTTATAACAAAGAAAAAAGACATAACTAGCATTAATGGTGAGCGTAATAGTAAGCGCATACTCATTAATACAACTTGCTGTATATGACTGATGTCGTTTGTTAGGCGTGTGATTAATGAAGCGGAATTAAATCTGTCGATTTCGGTAAAAGAAAGCTGCTGTATTTTCGAAAATAATTTGCTTCTAAGGTCAGTCCCAAATCCGATGGATGCTTGTGAAGATACATATACATTAATGATGCTTACAATAAGCCCCAGGATAGATATTCCCACCATGTATGCTCCAGTCTCTGTGATAACGGATAGGTTACGGTGCACAACCCCATCATCTACAATCTTAGCCATAAACCAAGGCTGTATTGTTTCACACAATACGGTGATCAATACAAGAACCGGGCTTATAATCAGGCTTGTTTTGTATTTTTTAAGTATCTGCCAATATATTTTCATATATGTATAATCTGTTAAGGACAGATATTGTTCAATAATTACAATTATTTATTCGCATGGCAAAAATAGGAATAACTTCTTAAACTTATTTAGATTCGAAGAATCTCTTATATGTTATATTGAATAAAATTTATGCCATTTGTTATATGTCTGAAATATAGGTGCTTATATTCTTGTTTGGATTCCTTGTTTGAGAAACAGTTGTGTTAAAGAAATATATTTATGATAGGGTTTTTTAATATCCTCTTGACTATTAGTCATACTAATTAAAGAAATATCATATTTTTGTATATCACACTAAAAATAAATAATAAACATACTATCTATTCATGAAAACGAATAAACGCATCGGGGAGAGGATTCGTGAAATCCGCGAATCGAAATCAATATCTCTTGCTGATATGATAGAGCGTTCAGGCTTAGACGAGAAGCAAGTTGTTACAATAGAAGAGACAGGAGGTATTCCTTCTTTGGCTCCGCTGATAAAGATAGCCCGTGTATTAGGTGTAAGGCTGGGTACTTTCCTTGATGACGTGGATGAGTCGGGTCCTGTAATATCTCGCAAAGAACAATACAACAAGAGTATAAGCTTTTCTACAAAAGATACTTCCTCTGTTAAACACATGGATTACTACTCTCTGTCTTCTACAAAAT
Encoded here:
- a CDS encoding helix-turn-helix domain-containing protein; the encoded protein is MKTNKRIGERIREIRESKSISLADMIERSGLDEKQVVTIEETGGIPSLAPLIKIARVLGVRLGTFLDDVDESGPVISRKEQYNKSISFSTKDTSSVKHMDYYSLSSTKSGRHMEPFVIQIEPIKKGVDFILSTHEGEEFIYCLEGVVEINYGTDVYWLEEGDSIYYDSIVSHHVHAGGESGAKILAVIYTPL
- a CDS encoding ABC transporter ATP-binding protein, yielding MKIYWQILKKYKTSLIISPVLVLITVLCETIQPWFMAKIVDDGVVHRNLSVITETGAYMVGISILGLIVSIINVYVSSQASIGFGTDLRSKLFSKIQQLSFTEIDRFNSASLITRLTNDISHIQQVVLMSMRLLLRSPLMLVMSFFFVIKINTDLAFIMLGVVPILSISIFLIIYKGLPLFMKVQQKIDQLNAMVRENLINIRVVKSFVREDFETKKFEKRSEDLQNMVVNASNVIIAIFPVMQLIMNVSVIVVLWVGGAKAIEGNLKVGELISFVNYMTQILMALMFLSMVIVNIARASASSERILEVVKTEPSLTNTEEGLSNKHKITKGEVIFRNVFFRYNGGENDVLKDINFQIKQGETIAVVGATGSAKSSMLQLIPRLYNVTAGEILIDGVNVKDYNLEELHAEIGMVLQKNELFTGTIIDNLRWGRPDATIEEIEEAAKAAQAHDFIVSFTDGYKTLLGRGGINVSGGQKQRICIARALLRKPKILILDDSTSAVDTETEQKIRYNLNNLLKDTTVFIITQRINTMQSADRVIVLEDGEIDVIGKPDELIEKSKLYQEIYNSQQIVY
- the xseA gene encoding exodeoxyribonuclease VII large subunit, translating into MNRPAISLYELNNLIKGVLKDTLPEVFWIRAETSDVRVNQNGHCYLEFIEKDINGRALIAKARGMIWANTFYILKAYFENTTKQTFSSGLKVLVQVSVEFHELYGFTLTVHDIDPTYTLGDQALNRAAIIKQLEEDGVLSLNKELELPIPTNKIAIISSPTAAGYEDFLDQLANNPYGFVFYTKLFPALMQGERTESSIISALERIYEYQDCFDAVVIIRGGGATSDLSSFDSYLLAASCAQFPLPVITGIGHERDDTVLDIVAHTRMKTPTAVAEFLISNIAETAMELDEMDHDIVSVVTQRLQDEAVRLSVFETKNTFLLKAWLKEQDAILASAKNVLVRGLQSSHKENQNKLSSFQDVLVRESQQLNKESINNLTVLENILKRVALQKFKDENTQLEMFEKHLLLASPENILKKGYTLTMKDGKVIKQSTVVKKGDKLTTVFADGKLDSIVN
- the xseB gene encoding exodeoxyribonuclease VII small subunit, whose translation is MAKKEQTYGEAMQELQDMMGSIENDDLDVDILLEKVKKAATLIKFCKDKLQKTNVEIQKILDEIE
- a CDS encoding TlpA disulfide reductase family protein, with translation MKKSILLTCIIFFLISCKNNSPDSFVLKGSIEGVDYGLAYLKYTIEGENQWVEIKDSAKIESGKFTFEGKTKTPSFATLVVNDLTFRFFVEPAKIQIKILNDSLNSFDVEGSKTQKEYELLFNEDLKALSKEFIHVQIKPDTSVEKKRVVDAIVKSQKEFIMKYTDSYIAPQLIRDLLFSKMINVKDARHLYIYLGDNLKNTLRGKEVDYYIQGKENTQIGSVAPDFSAPDMMNGEIVKLSDYRGKYVLLDFWASWCTYCIEGMTHLKKIQEKYKDRNFAIIGISKDDNKTDWINSIEKYELNRWPQVSYVQSFEAHSLGMINRDDINQKYQVNGIPQYYLLDENGKIIGSWFGYSENNKQNMDKMLDDVFINK
- a CDS encoding ABC transporter ATP-binding protein; the encoded protein is MAHGDHYKQSGKPIEAKKTFFRIMTYLAKDKKLLIVIGSLIIISIGSNLVGSYMIRPIINNYIIPGNYEGLLHILIILGVIYLIGVAAVYIQYRLLNRIGQRAVTRMRTDLFKKMEKLPIKYFDTHQHGDIMSRYTNDIDQVSNALTDGLSDMLTSSLMLIGIFTLMIYISPILTLATLITIPLMFLSAKTIVTRSKKYFKAQQDTLGDTNGYIEEMISGQKVIKVFGYEKKVEQDFEQLNQKLNEKSKKAQFYSGMMMPVMQNLNTLNFVVVTIVGGLLAIFRGFDVGGLAAFLQYSRQFGRPINELAGLYNSIQAAMAGAERIFQVIDEAPEQKDAPDAITLNNVKGDLKMKDVYFGYKQDKLILKGVSLHATPGTKIALVGETGAGKTTILNMLPRFFDIKSGEITIDGISIHNIKRESLRQSMAIVLQDTHLFTGTVCENIRFGRPEATDEEVIQAAKLTAAHSFIKRLPKGYHTMLENDGANLSQGQRQLLNIARAAIADPPILLLDEATSNIDTRSELLIQKGLDKLMEDRTSIIIAHRLSTVRNADRILVLDDGQIIEQGTHTELLNLKGKYYSLYQEQFEEF
- a CDS encoding 2-C-methyl-D-erythritol 4-phosphate cytidylyltransferase — encoded protein: MKKNVIIVAGGKGLRMGNDLPKQFIPIGGKPVLMRTIEAFYRFNQDINIILVLPVSHQDYWKSLCEEYNFSIEHTIANGGETRFHSVKNGLALVADGLVGVQDGVRPFGSVEMIKRCFDVAREYPAVIPVIDSTDSLREVVDEDKSRIVDRSKIRLVQTPQVFDVNVLKKAYQTDFKETFTDDASVVEAMGVNVHLVKGEVTNIKITTPLDLKIGELIIRDKE
- a CDS encoding M20 family metallo-hydrolase, giving the protein MEQDIDALYYNAVDLLKEMISIPSFSREEHNVAEVIISCMRKMGFSPDRKGNNLWIRSKDFDLSKPTILLNSHMDTVRPVSGWTKDPFFPEEDGDTLYGLGSNDAGASLVCLLHAFFMLTQKKQDYNLIFLASCEEEVSGNGGAEAVVPELPQIAFGIVGEPTQMNPAIAEKGLLVLDCTSYGKAGHAARNEGENAIYKAIKDIEWFRTYEFPQTSDLLGPVKMTVSMVSAGTQHNVVPDKCDFVVDVRSNELYSNEELYHIIDKHTDCEVKPRSFRLNSSRICLENPFVQRAIIIGKTPYGSPTLSDQTFMPFPTLKMGPGDSARSHTANEYIHLTEIREAIELYVKLLDGLRI
- a CDS encoding WG repeat-containing protein, whose translation is MKNINNSIIPFSYAFSFQEGMAHIIRKSGTGFINKYGELVVPCIYEMAFSYSEGLVMVQKNGKCGYLDKTGNEVIPIEYEDADVFSNGLAGVCKDCKWGFIDKKGILVIPCLYDRINCFSEDLCGVFKDGKAGIIDKQGNEAVPFVYDDIFEFSEGLICVCKDEKCGFIDALGNEVIPFIYDRSEGVKCKGSLICIAKDKKWGVIDKVGNEIVSFIYDDIAPEYSEGLAYANLNGKYGFIDERGEEIIPFIYEDLSTFSEGLAAAKMGGKWGFIDKENKVVVSLIYERVYSFSDGLALIMEKGRNAYFIDKFGEVNIALKRSYTFLEKLKFAILTLAVATVIYMLIKAIAN
- a CDS encoding KUP/HAK/KT family potassium transporter, with translation MKENHKVPFSALGVVLAIGIVFGDIGTSPLYVMRAILNTLPAGQHSHAEYILGAISCVIWTLTIQTTLKYVIITLRADNKGEGGILSLYALIRQKYRWAYILAGIGAATLLADGIITPAMTVMSAVEGLQPIAPHIPVIPITVAIVLILFLVQPFGTGSLGRYFGPLMIIWFTMMAVMGLSQVVHDLTVFRAFNPMYAIHFLIEVPQAMIILGAIFLCTTGAEALYSDLGHCGLKNIRISWIYVKAALILNYLGQAAWIINSGHVTPDVNPFFSMMPEWFRLTGVIMATVAAIIASQALISGSFTVISEAISLNIWPNVKIQYPTNIKGQLYIPSINYMMMVLCLIIILTMQSSMKLEAAYGLAITLSMLMTSALLFLYFMKKKRPLWFTIPLTLFFVIIELSFFFANMQKFAHGGFIPIIIAGVLLLLMYSWYNGRRIKRHYTVYDQVDEHYVSQLLKISDDTTIPKAATHLVYIVKANNKNFLESKIAYSLFKRTPKRADTYWFVRIKRTDEPYEFSYETTIYAPKKIFRVNIRAGFKLGIHTDKYVNLITNELERLGLVDLTSRYPSMQDAKEKRGDFKFMIVDRIFRNVHMNPSRQIILGCYNLVKRLTTSDTQMYDIDPSLAVVETVPLRQVDHTEEQLKDLLNQANEAE